A stretch of the Paenibacillus dendritiformis genome encodes the following:
- a CDS encoding IclR family transcriptional regulator, with the protein MEERGKLTVRAVERALDILMCFTEQYEMSLTELAARVNLNKSTVHRLLTTLEDRGFVLRNGDKYRLGYRVWELSAHLTQVGDAAQLLLPEMEALRDRLGETVSLYVRDGSDRIRIQAVQSNQAIRRVAPVGARLPLFVGASSKVLLAFADPAEREAALRDAFWPPSVDSEACMRQLDEVRRKGYAVSIEEREPGAAAVSVPIFDRHGKLAAALSVSGPVSRMSLETLEAYAPQLTEAASRMATMLRSIG; encoded by the coding sequence GTGGAGGAACGAGGGAAATTAACCGTCCGTGCCGTGGAACGGGCGCTCGATATTTTGATGTGCTTCACGGAGCAGTATGAGATGAGCTTGACCGAGCTGGCCGCGCGGGTCAACTTGAATAAGAGCACCGTGCACCGGCTGCTCACGACGCTTGAGGATCGCGGCTTCGTGCTGCGCAACGGCGACAAGTACCGCCTCGGCTACCGGGTGTGGGAGCTGTCCGCGCATCTGACGCAGGTCGGCGATGCCGCCCAATTGCTGCTTCCCGAGATGGAGGCGCTGCGCGACCGGCTAGGCGAGACGGTCAGTCTGTATGTGCGCGACGGCTCGGATCGGATTCGCATTCAGGCGGTCCAGAGCAATCAGGCGATTCGGCGGGTGGCCCCGGTCGGGGCGCGGCTGCCGTTGTTCGTCGGCGCATCGAGCAAAGTGCTGCTCGCCTTCGCCGATCCGGCCGAGCGCGAAGCGGCGCTTCGGGATGCCTTCTGGCCGCCAAGTGTGGACAGCGAAGCGTGTATGCGGCAGCTCGATGAGGTGCGCCGCAAAGGGTACGCGGTCAGCATCGAGGAGCGCGAGCCGGGCGCGGCCGCGGTCTCGGTGCCGATATTCGACCGCCACGGCAAGCTGGCGGCGGCCTTGTCGGTCTCCGGCCCGGTCAGCCGGATGTCGCTCGAGACGCTGGAGGCGTATGCGCCGCAGCTGACGGAGGCGGCCAGCCGAATGGCGACGATGCTGCGCTCGATCGGATAA